The following nucleotide sequence is from Vigna radiata var. radiata cultivar VC1973A unplaced genomic scaffold, Vradiata_ver6 scaffold_160, whole genome shotgun sequence.
ATGATCAACATGAATGACAACCTTAGTTGTCTTCATGAATGGCCTTCCAAGGATGAACGATATCTCTACATTATCCTCCATCTTCATCACTACAAAGTCTACCGGAAATTTGAGTTTATCAATTTTCAGCACCACATCTTCTACCATACCATAAGGATGCTTGATGGACCTGTCTACCATTTGCAAGATTACTTTTGTAGGTTTGACCGCTAGACCACCAATCTTCTTGAGCATAGATAGGGGCATTAGATTGATACTTGCTCCTAAGTCAACTAAAGCCTTCCCAATATCATAATTCCCAATGGTGCAAGGGATGGTGAAACTCCCCGGATCTTTGAATTCAGGAGGAAGTGTCTTTTGCAATATGGCACTACAATTACCTGGcacttcaattgtttcctcatCTGGATATTTCTCCTTTTTAAGGAATTGCTTCATGTGCTTCGCATAAGCAAGAATTTGCTGTAGTGCTTCGGTCAGGGGCAAAGTAATCTCCAATTGCTTAAAGATCTCCATGAAACGTCAATATTGCTTCTCTTTTTCAGCCTTTGGAAAGCTTTTCGGATAAGGAAAGGGCttctcaattattttttctttttttctctcttctctcttcttttatttttcctttttctctccctcatctttcctttttcctttttctctccctcatctttctccttttcttttctctcaacctcacctcttctttcttcattcttttcttcttttttactcaactcaactttttattttctctcaatttttctcTCCTCTAACATCTTGCCACTTCTAGTCATAATGGCATTACACTCtgtcgcaaccagaatcgcgacgggacgacacgattttgaaaaaagaaatttttggagtcgccaccatagtttattttggaaaactacggaaaaaccataacaAGGATAAGGCTTATTCTATGAAAATCGGATTCTGGTTTCGGGACTTGGTTACACGTAGGgtaggtgttagcaccctaaggcactacctttaattaaatgcgcaaacttgatgtggtttttcaaaatatttaattatccctgaaaataaaattctaaagaaacaaaattttttttttgtgcccgacaatgattgaccttgctcctacgtattctcaaaatgagaaatcaaggTTACGTAGTGTTGagaaataggtaggcttcgtttcacACCGAGAGGGGGgatgaattggtgttagttcaaaaacaaaatcttttcacaatctttataTGAAAGTgcaaagctttttgatctttcttaAAATGTaagtaatgaatattttaatgcagcggaaaaacgcagttaactgcaaaataaaagaagtcgactagaaataaagagtgcaaggatagagaaaatcaaacactggtttttatattggttcggccaacaatgcctacatctagtgtccttccaacccaggaagcaaatgcactataatggttgcagtttttacaacaaggaatttatagaagcaccactcaaaaatataaatctcctctctaatctaaaaccaaaatatagttgcaca
It contains:
- the LOC106779721 gene encoding uncharacterized protein LOC106779721, producing MEIFKQLEITLPLTEALQQILAYAKHMKQFLKKEKYPDEETIEVPGNCSAILQKTLPPEFKDPGSFTIPCTIGNYDIGKALVDLGASINLMPLSMLKKIGGLAVKPTKVILQMVDRSIKHPYGMVEDVVLKIDKLKFPVDFVVMKMEDNVEISFILGRPFMKTTKVVIHVDHGVITLKD